The window GTCCAGTCCTGCATGGCTCCTTCCCACCTCAAACAaggaattttcaccccaaaaaagcctttttttccctAGATCTTGCCTTTTTCCCCCTAGATCTTGCCCTTTCCACCCAAAACACCTTCCCAGATTGCCCAGGagtgctgcctgcagctccaggagcagccccacgtACCCGGTCCGGTCCTGGCGGATCCGTTGGGATTTTCTGACATGGCTTTGCCTGGGATGGTTCTGTTTTCCAAGGAATTGGCTCCTCAGGGCTTTGGAGAGGAGGGCAACCAGAgcaggggagaagggagagaCCTCCAGTGCGTGTCCTCGAGGCAATGAGCCCTCCCAAGGATGGGTGGCTGGTGGGTGCAGCTGCTGAATTTTTGACGGCGCGCACGGGGATCGCTCAGGTTACACGGGGGACAGAGAGGAGCCTGTGCTGGGGATTTCAATCTGCATCCAAAGGGTGTCATCTATCCCTGAGAAACCAAGGGGGACAATCCTCCACTCCCTGGCAGCACAAGGCGGCCATTCAGCCCGCACAGAGTGAGAAAGCCCctccacacaaaaaaaaaaaaaaaaaaaagagagagaggagggaATAAAAGAAGCGCGCGGAACAGATCCGCGCCGAGATTGGAAAGGCACAAAAAAACGAGATTTTCAGCAGAAATAAAAAGCCAGGCAGTGTCCAGCACTGAAATCTCAGTCAACAGAGCATTCTGGAAAGCTCAAGGTCATTcctcttttcattttttcccccccccaaaaGACCTGCAGTGTTTGGGAAAAACCAACCCCAAGCCAACAAACAAGGCGCAGACAAAGGGCTGTTTTGATAGCACCAAATAAATTCCCTCAGAAAGTGGGGCTGGGAACTCAACCTGAACAGCTCAAATCCCAATTCATGGAGCCTTCAGCtcaattcagggttttttttcaccTCCATAAATGCAGCTCTGAGGTTGAAGAGCTTTCCTGGCTCCTCATGGGAGAATAATCTGGGAATAAAGTCATAAATCGTTGGTTTTGTTGGGAAAAATTATTTGGAGAGCCTGGGTTTGGTGGGAAAATAGAGAAATAAAGATAATTTAGGTCTTCATTAGTCTGAACAACATAAAGTCTTCAAAATGCCCATGTTTAGTAATGGAAACACAAGGAAAGAGCTTGGGTTTTATCTTTTTTGGAGTATTTCAATAGGAATTTAAATTATATAAAGATAAAAGAGCTCAAGTTGTGACCTAAAAGTGAAATAAAAGTCCCAGAAACGATCCATAAATCTTCCCAGATTAGTCCAGCCTGGATTTCTTAGCTCAGAGAGCTTCCAATAACACAATCCAATAACCAAGAAGGATCTGGAAGATTCCTGCTTGGATTTTTAAATGAAATCTGTGGAGATTTCCAAGGAAAACCTCCTGGAATTCATCTCCTGCCCTTTGAGTTTTCAACCAAGCCACTTTTAGCCcatcctgctcctccccaggtactcacttcttttgatctcttccAATTTTTCCATGTATTTCGACAAACTATTTcctgtaacaacaacaaaaaaaatcaattcattacaattatttatttttataggtTTTCTTCAGGCCCATAGAGGCTTACATTTTAATTGCTTTGAAGGGAACAGCTGTGTGTTGTAGATCCTCTTTCACAGGGCAATAAAAGGTACAAAAATGCcacaattttcttcttttctctcaaGAAAGTAGaattaaagagaaaaaaccaAGGATTTGCTGCTCCTTTCCCAACATTTTGGTGAGGATGCTACAAGATAACATTACTGGATGAAATTCAGCTGCTctaacaacaaaaaccccacaaagacaCCCCCAAATAATGATCTTGGCTCACATCCTTGATAAGatacaggaaaagtccatggacagAAATTCCAACATCAATAATTTCTATGGGAACCAGCACAAGGGAGCCTGACCCAGTTTAAACCTATTTAACCCCAAATTCttcttttaaaaagaagaggagaaaaaaaaataaacaagtttTGAGACAATAATGACTTTAAACATGTGGTCATCTACACACAGAGCATTTAATCTCAATTTTCAGGGGGCTGCATGGTGTTGTGTGtagataaatatacataaatacattaaaaatatatataaaatatacataaatTTGTATAATTCGTGCTTGTTTAAATTTCAGATTTGAAGGAAATTGTAAATAggacattttaataatttttataattGTAAATaggaatttttaataatttttataattATAAATAGAAAATGCCtataatttttataatatttGGTGACACTAATCACAACTACAATAAGGATTCcgcagaattgggatgaattagCTCCGGGCAGAGGTAATTAAAAcattaattatatttttctgtCATCCTACACCAATTTTGGATGGTTTTACCCCACAGCAATTTCACTTACCAGTATCCAGACGAGTTTTTATATGTTGATATTTGGGATTCGGGGGGATGCGCCGGGTTAGAAACTGTTTCAAAATGGAAAAGACGAGaagccaaaattaaaaaaattaattaaaaaaaaaaaaaaaggagaaaaacgaGCATAAAACGCGACTTGAAGGGGTTTAGGAGACAGAAAAACGAGCGAGGAATTGCTGAATGCCCATGTCGGTACAGACGCCGCTGGTTTAAAGGCTCGGAAGGAGAATTTCTGCCGTTTGCTCTCCGCGCGGAGGTCTCCCGGCTGCGGGCGCTGCCCGAACCATctccccggccctgccccgcgTTCCCCTCTCCCCCCGAGGCTGCGGAGAAGGGGAGGCCCCTCCCGGCACCTGGGGGTCTCCGAAGCCGCCCCGAGCCGACATCGCCCCTCACGGCCGCCGGCCCGCTCCGCCCGTCCCTCACGCGCGGCCGCGCTCCCGCCTCCCGCCCACCCCTCAACTACGCCCGCCGCCATTGGCCGCGCGCCGCGCCCGCAGCCAATCAGAGGCCGCGCGGCGGGGAGCGCGCGCGTCGCCCGGCAACGGGAGGGACGCGGCGGGCGGGAAGGGGCAAAGGGGGGGGCTGCGCATGCGCGGGGCGGAGGCCACGCCCCGCCGGGACAGCGCGATGGCGGCGCGCGCCCGCGGCAGCACCTGAGAGCAGGTGAGAGCGGCGCGCGCGGGGCCGAGGCCACGCCCCCCGCCGGGAGCGCGCGCGGAGGCTCCGCCCCCCGTCCCGCGCTCagggagggggcgtggcctgaGGGGAGGGGGGATGGGGGTCCCGGGCTTGGTTTGTGGGCGGGGTCTGTTGGGGGTGTCCcctcagtgggtgtgtcccctcagtgggtgtgtcccctcaggtgggAGTGTCCCTTCAGGTgggtgtgtcccctcaggtgggTGTGTCTcctcagtgggtgtgtcccctcagtgggtgtgtcccctcaggtgggTGTGTCCCCTCATGTGGGAGTGTCCCCTCATGTGGGAGTGTCCCCTCAGGTgggtgtgtcccctcaggtgggTGTGTCCCCTCATGTGGGAGTGTCCCCTCAGGTGGGTGTGTCCcctcagtgggtgtgtcccctcaggtgggTGTGTCTctcagtgggtgtgtcccctcaggtgggTGTGTCCCCTCAGTGGGTGTGTCTctcagtgggtgtgtcccctcagtgggtgtgtcccctcagtgggagtgtcccctcaggtgggtgtgtcccctcagtgggtgtgtcccctcaggtgggTGTGTCTctcagtgggtgtgtcccctcagtgggtgtgtcccctcaggtgggtgtgtcccctcagtgggtgtgtcccctcagtgggtgtgtcccctcaGTGGGTGTGTCTCCCTTTGCCATTGATTCCCTGAACCTTGACGGGGTCACGACCCCAAGACCCCAATAAGCTCCTGACCACCCCCATGGCCCCTCAACCCCCGCAATGACCCCATGGCCCCCGTGGACTCTTAGTGGGGTCATGCCCCTTCTCAGAACCCCATGGATCCCCACCCCACCTTCAGACCCCTGATGGACCCACAGCCTCCCAATGACCCCATGTTCCTCCTCAAACCCCAGATGGCCCCACAGGCCCCCTCAGAGCCCAAAGGGGACCTTTGTTCCTCCCCAAACCCCAGATGGCCCCACAGGCCCCCTCAGACCCCAAATGGGATTGACCTTCCCTCTCAGACCCCAAACATTTGCTGGGTCTGCAATCTGTTTATGGGaatgggggagttttggggagaTGAAGGTGGGTTATAGGAAGGGGGGAGTTTTGGGGCCATACAGGTTTATAGGAATGGAGGAGTTTTGGGGCCATGGAGGTGGGTTATAGGAAAGGGGGAGTTTTGGGGCCCTGGAGGTGGATTATAGGAATTTAGGAGTTTTGGGGCCATGGAGGTGGGTTATGAGAATGGAGGAGTTTTGGGACCATGAAGGTTTATGGGaatgggggagttttggggcccTGGAGGTGGGTTATGGGAATTTAGGAGTTTTGGGGCCATGGAGGTGGGTTATAGGAATTTAGGAGTTTTGGGGCCATGGAGGTTTATGGGaatgggggagttttggggccaTGGAGGTGGGTTATGGGAATTTAGGAGTTTTGGGGAGATGGAGGTGGATTATAGGAATTTAGGAGTTTTGGGGCCCTGGAGGTGGGTTATAGGAATTTAGGAGTTTTGGAGCCATGGGGGTGGGTTATAGGAATTTAGGAGTTTTGGGGCCATGGAGGTGGGTTATAGGAATTTAGGAGTTTTGGAGCCATGGGGGTGGGTTATAGGAATTTAGGAGTTTTGGGGCCATGGAGGTGGGTTATGGGAATTTAGGAGTTTTGGGGCCATGGAGGTTTATGGGaatgggggagttttggggccaTGGAGGTGGATTATGGGAATTTAGGAGTTTTGGGGCCATGGAGGTTTATGGGaatgggggagttttggggccaTGGGGGTGGGTTATGGGAATTTAGGAGTTTTGGGGCCATGGTGGTGGGTTATAGGAATTTAGGAGTTTTGGGGCCATGGAGGTGGGTTATGGGAATTTAGGAGTTTTGGGGCCATGAAGGTTTATGGGAATTTAGGAGTTTTGGGGCCATGGAGGTGGGTTATAGGAATTTAGGAGTTTTGGGGCCATGGGGGTGGGTTATAGGAATTTAGGAGTTTTGGGGCCATGGAGGTGGTTTCTGGGGACCTGGGGATCTCAGTGGGAGCGCACAGCCCCGGGGTGaccccggtgtccccgtgtcccccaggatGAAGGAGTGGTGGCTGCAGGTGGGGCTGCTGGGCGTGCCCCTGCTCGCCGTGTACCTGCACATCCCacccccccagctgtccccggcgCTGCGCTCCTGGAAATCCTCCGGGAGCTTCTTCACCTACAAGGACCTGAACATCTTCTACAGAGGTGACACAGCCACCCATCCCGTGGGGACGTGCCAGACCTGGGCCAGGTGGTGACAAATCCCTCCCGGTTTTTGCCATCCTGGATCCTGGGGATGGACCAGAACGTTTCACTGGGGAAAGTTGGTTCTTGTACCTTGCTGGGAATGATCTCAAGATGGATCCGTCCTTCTCTGGGTgtccatggctgaaattgggattccacctccaaaattctgaatatccaagggttgctcccaggcaaaatctgccagttccatcaagtctggctggccttggcctctgctggctgcccctgcaactCTGGGGCTCGGTTCTTTCCTTCCTGTGCAGATCACTGGGACACAACATGGACAAGACACTGGAAACCCTttttgcagcagcacagaggcTGCTGGAGTTAATTTGGGCTAATTAAATCTTTTTATCAATTAAAAATGCATAGATTTGAAATCAATCCCTGGGTTGATCACGGAGCCGGTGAGGTTTCCGAAGGGAAGCTGTGGTGGGACTCAAACCCATCCTGGGTTTtggggagcagagggagaggTGGATTCCCGGTGGGATGGACtcagttcctgccctggaagggagGGATTCTGGGAAGAGCTGACCCCAGGgtgtcccattgtccccacagATTCCAGCGGCGCCGTGGGCAGCTCGGACGTCGTGGTGCTCCTGCACGGCTTCCCAACGTCCAGCTACGACTGGAGCAAGGTCAGGGGTGGCATCTGACCCAAATCCCAGGATTTACAGCTCCTGGGGATGAGCAGGCAGCACAGCAGGGGTGGGCCGTGCTCCAGAGGAGAACTGATTTCTGCTGGAGGTACCACCGTGCTCCAGGATTTCACCTTGCTCCTCTCCCAGTGTGAAATCCAAGCTCTTTCCACGCCCCACATTCCAGGAAACACCCACAACAATCCCTTGGCTTTTTTGGGGGATGGTGGGGCTGTTTATTGGGGAATGTTGACCTGATGCTGTTTTCTTGGAGCTGAGATGTTCTCTGGGGTGCTGGGGAGGAGCACGTCCATCCATGGCTGCTCACCCTGCAGATGTTTCCATCCTCTGCTCCCACTGGATGATTTTCTGATGCATTTCTCCTCTTCCCAGATCTGGGAGGGGCTGACCCAGCGCTTCCACCGCGTGATTGCCCTCGATTTCCTTGGATTTGGGTTCAGTGACAAGCCTGTGAGTACCCTGGCATGAGGATTTTCATGGTTGCTTTCGGCCCAGCACTCCGGAAAATTGGTTTTTTGTTACAGACatttttttatgaaaaatattttctttaagatttttcctcctgagaagctgagaggcctcaggaacaaaatgtaaacaatggttatctgctgctgtggaatgcaacaggtgcatctgggattggtctcatgtggttgtttctaattaatggccaatcacagtcagctgtctcggactctctgtccaagacacaagcttttgttatcattctttctttttctattcttagccagccttctgatgaaatcctttcttctattcttttagtgtagttttatatataataaaataataaatcagccttgtgaaacatggagtcagatcctgatctcttccctcatcctgggactcctgtgaacaccgtcacagtttTTGCCACCCAGGAGAAAAATTGTTTTTTCTCCTCCCATTCCCTCTGGAAAAGGGATAAATCATTACAGCAGTGGAAGGGATAGGGAAGGTTTGTGGTGGGTGGGTTTGAAGGGACTCCAAATGCACCTTGACCCTCTGGAGCATGGACAATGCTCCCATGGCCTTGTGGACATCCCAACCGCTGGGTCTGGGCTCACAGGTGGTTCCACATCTCCACAGTCCTCCCTTGGGGCATTTCTTCTGTGGGCTGAGGGCTCCTGCTGGGCCAGGCTCTCACTGGGACCCCTCTGCCCCTCTTGCAGAGGCCCCATGGCTACTCCATCTTCGAGCAGGCCACCATCGTGGAGGGGCTGCTGCGCCACCTCGGGCTGCGGCACCAGCGCATCAACCTCCTGTCGCACGACTACGGGGACACGgtggcccaggagctgctccacagGTCCCGCCCCACCTCCTGccctctgctgtccccaccaCGATGATTTCCAGCAGATAAGTGGAAGGATGTGGTGCAGAAGTCCCTTTTCCTTGTGCCTGTGGTGTCTCAGCCTGTTCCCAAAGGAAATGGAGATGATTCCACACAGCTTGAGCTCCCGCTCGGGCATTTCTGGGAGCCTGGGGAGGTTTGGTTGTGTTTCACCTtcttctctgctgtccccaggtatGAGCACAACAGAACTGGGAGCATCCTGATCAACAGCCTCTGTTTGTCCAACGGAGGTGAGGTTtgtgcagggtgggatggggatcCGTGGGATGGGGATATATGGGATGGGAACCTATAGGATGGGAACCCATGGGATGGGGATCCATGAAAGGGAACCCATGggattgggatccatgggatggtaACCATGGAATGGGAACCATGGAATGGGAACCAGGGGATGGGAACCATGGgatggggatccatgggatggggatcCACAAAAGGGAACCCATGggattgggatccatgggatgggaaccATGGGATGGGAACCATGGAATGGGAACCATGGAATGGGAACCAGGGGATGGGAACCATGGgatggggatccatgggatggggatcCACAAAAGGGAACCCATGggattgggatccatgggatgggaaccatgggatggggatccatgggatggggatcCATGAGATTGGTATCCATGGGAAGGGGATCCATAGGAAGAGGATCCATGGGATGAGGATCCATTGGACAGGAACCCATACAATTGGTATCCATAGGATAGGAACCCTTAGGATGGGAATCCATAGGATGGGAACCCATGGAATAGGaatccatgggattgggatccatgggattggaATCCATGGGATGAGAACCCATGGGATGGACTGGCTTTCCCATCTCCACCCAAATCCCAAGGATTGCAATCAAGGTGCTGTAATTAAGCAGGAGCATCAAtcctggggctccctgggccACTTTCATGGCACCATGCAGGGGGACAGCCTGGGAGATGTGCAGCAAAACCCTTCCAGCCTTACAGCTCCGTTCTTTGCTGTTCTTCCAGGCATTTTTCCTGAAACAAACTACCCCCGCTTCATCCAGAAGGTGAGCTGTTCCCCTCCCCAGCCAtgctgaaccccaaaatcccaaacaaacaccccttggtgagctgctcccctctccagccacaatgaaccccaaaaccccaaacaaacaccccttggtgagCTGCTCCCCTCTCCAGCCATGCtgaatcccaaaaccccaaacaaacaccccttggtgagCTGCTCCCCTCTCCAGTCACACTGAACCCCaaacaaacaccccttggtgagctgctcccctctccagccacaatgaaccccaaaaccccaaacaaacacccCTTGGGgagctgctcccctccccagccatgctgaaccccaaatcccaaacaaacaccccttggtgagctgctcccctctccagccatgctgaaccccaaaatcccaaacaaacaccccttggtgagCTGCTCCCCTCTCCAGTCACaatgaaccccaaaatcccaaacaaacaccccttggtgagctgctcccctctccagccacactgaaccccaaaaccccaaacaaacaccccttggtgagCTGCTCCCCTCTCCAGTCACGCTGAACCCCaaacaaacaccccttggtgagctgctcctctctccagccacactgaaccccaaaatcccaaacaaacaccccttggtgagctgctcccctctccagccacactgaaccccaaaatcccaaacaaacaccccttggtgagCTGCTCCTCTCTTCAGTCacactgaaccccaaaatcccaaacaaacaccccttggtgagCTGCTCCTCTCTCCAGTCACACTGAACCCCAAACAAACTCCCCTCGGAGCGCTGCTGTCACACCCCATGGACACCTCCAGGGTCTGGGCCTCATGGGAAGTGTCCTCCATGGATTTATCCGTGTCCAATGCCGAGTTGTGCTCTCTCCTTTTTCCCTCCTTCCCAAGCTCCTCAAGGATGGGGGTTTGCTGTCCCCGCTCCTCCTGCGGCTCATgaacttcttcttcttctctggaGGGTGAGTGGGGTCTCGGGGTGCTGGGCACCATCCATAACCATGTGAACCAAGTGGGGAAGGGGAAATGCAGCAATGAGAAGGAATTCCtggtggggacaccctggaaTAGAATTCCTagagcagctgtggcagccccagcatccctggaagtgtccaaggccagcttggagcaccctgggacagtgggagggaaTGCCACCACAGGGTGGCAGTGAATGATCCTTCaattcctttccaacccaaaccattccatggttccatgaatcAGGGATttggcagggagcagcagtggaTGATCCTTCaattcctttccaacccaaaccattccatggttccatgaatcAGGGATTTGGCAGGGAGCAGGTTCCTGGCACTGGCCCTGCAGAGGTGGGATTGACATCTGGACCATTCCCTCTCCACACTGGCACTTCAGTTTAATAATTCACCAATCAACTTTTCCCTGGACACTGGAAACCTCCTCTCCACAAGTGTTGGAATTCCACATTTCGGAGGCAACAAAGCCCCTGCACAATCAGGTTTTCCCCACAAAGAAGCCCTTTCAGGCCATCCAACACTTATCCCTACTTATCTGGGGGACATCttggcacttggagttttgctgtggAAACTGAAGTGCTGGAATTTTTTGCCCTGGAGGAGTTTCTGAGTGGTTCCCTGACATGGCTGCTGTTGTGTCTCTCtaaatccttttgttttccaggcttgGGGCAGTTTTTGGGCCCTACACTCAGCCCTCCcaggcagagctctgggacaTGTGGACAGCAGTGAGGAACAACGACGGGAACCTCGTCATGGACAGGTACCTGGCATGAACTCCTGCACGAG of the Melospiza melodia melodia isolate bMelMel2 chromosome 4, bMelMel2.pri, whole genome shotgun sequence genome contains:
- the MEST gene encoding mesoderm-specific transcript homolog protein isoform X2; this encodes MKEWWLQVGLLGVPLLAVYLHIPPPQLSPALRSWKSSGSFFTYKDLNIFYRDSSGAVGSSDVVVLLHGFPTSSYDWSKIWEGLTQRFHRVIALDFLGFGFSDKPATIVEGLLRHLGLRHQRINLLSHDYGDTVAQELLHRYEHNRTGSILINSLCLSNGGIFPETNYPRFIQKLLKDGGLLSPLLLRLMNFFFFSGGLGAVFGPYTQPSQAELWDMWTAVRNNDGNLVMDSILQYINQRKKHKERWVGALMSTSVPLHLIYGPLDPVNPHPEFLQLYKKVLPMSTVSVLDDHISHYPQLEDPLGFLNAYLNFINSF
- the MEST gene encoding mesoderm-specific transcript homolog protein isoform X1 — translated: MKEWWLQVGLLGVPLLAVYLHIPPPQLSPALRSWKSSGSFFTYKDLNIFYRDSSGAVGSSDVVVLLHGFPTSSYDWSKIWEGLTQRFHRVIALDFLGFGFSDKPRPHGYSIFEQATIVEGLLRHLGLRHQRINLLSHDYGDTVAQELLHRYEHNRTGSILINSLCLSNGGIFPETNYPRFIQKLLKDGGLLSPLLLRLMNFFFFSGGLGAVFGPYTQPSQAELWDMWTAVRNNDGNLVMDSILQYINQRKKHKERWVGALMSTSVPLHLIYGPLDPVNPHPEFLQLYKKVLPMSTVSVLDDHISHYPQLEDPLGFLNAYLNFINSF